The Apodemus sylvaticus chromosome 5, mApoSyl1.1, whole genome shotgun sequence genome has a segment encoding these proteins:
- the LOC127684942 gene encoding zinc finger protein 431-like: protein MDMEAIQPDARRGRCILSYEDVHVNFTQEEWALLDPSQKNLYKDVMLETYGNLTAIGYVWEDHNTEEHFQRSRRYERHERSHTEEQASEIFQCGQAFSFQSHNLRQERIHTGEKPYEGVQHFEAFAYHRSLQVHKTRVDGEKTYECNQCGKDFVSYSYLQTHQRVHTGRKGFECNHCGKAFSKNSNLQRHKRTHTGEKRYECSQCGKHFSYPYGLLYHKSLHTGEKPHVCHQCGKAFKVKSHLQIHRRAHTGEKPFECNQCGKAFSQNSSLLTHKRIHTGQKPFQCNQCGKAFARNYHLLTHTVIHTGEKPFECNQCGKAFSQNSSLLTLKRIHTGQKPFQCNQCGKAFARNDHLLTHTVIHTGEKPFECNQCGKAFAQNSTLLTHKKVHTGEKPFECNQCDKAFTNIGNLLTHKRIHTGEKPFECNQCDKAFTNIGNLLTHKRIHTGEKPFECNQCDKAFTNIGNLLTHKRIHTGEKPFECNQCGKAFTQSSNLLKHKKIHTGEKPFQCNQCGKAFARDYNLLTHKSTHTGEKPFNCNQCGKAFARNCHLLTHKRTHTGEKPFECNQCSKAFTQSSSLLNHKKIHTGEKPFQCNQCDKAFSRNYHLLRHKRIHTGEKPFECNQCGKAFAQNSTLITHKRIHTGEKPFECNQCGKAFAQNCELQIHKRKHTGEKPYECHECGKTFSSPSGFTYHNRRHSSYKREIFSMSP from the exons ATGGATATGGAAGCTATCCAGCCTGATGCCAGGCGAGGAAGG TGTATACTCTCCTATGAAGATGTGCACGTGAACTTCACACAGGAAGAGTGggctttgctggatccttcccagaagaatctgtaCAAAGATGTGATGCTAGAGACCTATGGGAATCTTACAGCTATAG GCTACGTTTGGGAAGATCATAATACTGAAGAACACTTTCAAAGATCTAGAAGATATGAAAG GCATGAAAGAAGTCATACTGAAGAGCAAGCCTCTGAGATTTTTCAGTGTGGGCAAGCCTTTTCATTTCAGAGTCATAACCTAAGAcaagaaagaattcatactggagagaaaccctatgaaggTGTCCAACATTTtgaagcctttgcatatcacagaaGTCTCCAAGTACATAAAACAAGAGTTGATGGAGAGAAAACCTATGagtgtaaccaatgtggtaaagatttcgtATCTTACAGCTATCTTCAAACCCATCAAAGAGTACATACTGGACGGAAAGGTTTTGAATGTAACcactgtggtaaagccttttcaaaaaacagtaatctccaaagacataaaagaacacatactggagagaagcgtTATGAATGTAGCCAATGTGGCAAACACTTCTCATATCCATATGGTTTGTTATATCACAAAAGTTtacacacaggagagaaaccccaTGTGTGtcatcagtgtggtaaagcctttaaagttaaaagtcatcttcaaatacatagaagagcacatactggagagaaaccttttgaatgtaaccaatgtggtaaagccttttcacaaaATAGTAGTCTTctaacacataaaagaatacatactggacaGAAACCTTTTCagtgtaaccaatgtggtaaagcctttgcaagaaacTATCATCTCCTAACACATACAgtaatacatactggagagaaaccttttgaatgtaaccaatgtggtaaagccttttcacaaaATAGTAGTCTTCTAACActtaaaagaatacatactggacaGAAACCTTTTCagtgtaaccaatgtggtaaagcctttgcaagaaacGATCATCTCCTAACACATACAgtaatacatactggagagaaaccttttgaatgtaaccaatgtggtaaagcctttgcacaaaatAGTACTCTTCTAACACATAAAAAagtacatactggagagaaaccttttgaatgtaaccaatgtgataaagcctttacAAATATTGGTAATCTTctaacacataaaagaatacatactggagagaaaccttttgaatgtaaccagTGTGATAAAGCCTTTACAAATATTGGTAATCTTctaacacataaaagaatacatactggagagaaaccttttgaatgtaaccagTGTGATAAAGCCTTTACAAATATTGGTAATCTTctaacacataaaagaatacatactggagagaaaccttttgaatgtaaccaatgtggtaaagcctttacacaaAGTAGTAATcttctaaaacataaaaaaatacatactggagagaaaccttttcagtgtaaccaatgtggtaaagcctttgcaagagaCTATAATCTCCTAacacataaaagcacacacactggagagaaacctttcaactgtaaccaatgtggtaaagcctttgcaagaaacTGTCATCTGctaacacataaaagaacacatactggagagaaaccttttgaatgtaaccaatgtagtaaagcctttaCACAAAGTAGTAGTCTtctaaatcataaaaaaatacatactggagagaaaccttttcagTGTAaccaatgtgataaagccttttcaAGAAACTATCATCTCCTaagacataaaagaatacatactggagagaaaccttttgaatgtaaccaatgtggtaaagcctttgcacaaaatAGTACTCTTAtaacacataaaagaatacatactggagagaaaccttttgaatgtaaccagtgtggtaaagcctttgcacaaaacTGTGagctccaaatacataaaagaaaacatactggagagaaaccctatgaatgtcaTGAATGTGGCAAAACTTTTTCAAGTCCTTCTGGATTCACATATCATAACAGAAGACATAGTTCATACAAGAGAGAAATCTTTTCCATGAGCccatga